A stretch of DNA from Maridesulfovibrio sp.:
ATGAAACTTCCTCCGGTGTTGCTTGGTTAATGGATGTACTTTCCGTATCAGAGCTTTAAAAAACTGTCCTCGTCATCTTCCTTAGGCGAGTCCGGCGACTGATTGCCGGACAACGGGTGAGCCCGGTCATATACGTTCATTATCTGCTGCAGGTTCAGATGAGTATACCTTTGTGTTGTGCTCAAATGCTCGTGTCCGAGCAGTTCCTGAACCGCCCGCATATCCGCACCGGACTGCAGCATATGGGAAGCAAAGCTGTGCCGAAGCATATGCGGATGCACTCCGCCGAAAACTCCGGCCTGCTCGGCCATGCGGGCCAGTATGCGGTTGACCTGCCTGCGATTGATGCGCCCTCCCCGGTTCCCCAGAAACAAAGCCTGTTCGCCGAGGGACGGCCCCAGTTCGGACCTGACCGCCAGATATGAATCAATGGCCTTGCGGGCTGTATCGCTCAGGGGGGAAAGACGTTCCTTGCTCCCTTTCCCGAAAACCCGCACAACTCCGCTTGAAGTATCCGCATCAAACATATTCAGCGCAATCGCCTCGCTGACCCTGAGCCCGGACCCGTACAAAAGTTCGACAAGTGCAAGATCTCTCTTTTCTTCCGGCCCGTCACCAACCTGCGAATCCATAATGCTGACCGCCTGATCTACATTAAGCGCACGCGGCTGTCTGATCTCCTGCTTGGGGTTGCGGATTCCGACCATGGGGTCCGCCGGTATAAAGCGGTGCCTGGTCATATACTTGAAAAAAGACCGGAGCGAGGAAAGTTTTCGGGACAAGGTTGATTTTGCCAGACGCTGGCCGTGCAGGCGGGAAAGCCAGGCCCGAATAAGATCCGGCTTGATGTCTTCCGGGCGCCCTAGCGTTTTTCTGCGTTCCTGCAGAAATTCCTCAAACTGTGCCAGATCCTTTTCATATGAGCGCAGAGTGGCTGCGGATGACCTTTTTTCAGCATCCATATATGTCATGAAGACATTCACCGGCTCAGGAAGCGGATCAGTTTTTGCGGCGGTCGAGGACATAACTGCTTTTCGGATTTTCCTTTGCTTTTTTCTTCAGGCCCATGGCTATGGCGGACGCTTCTCCATAATGTTTCAGCGCCCCGTTTATATTGAAAACCACGGCTATGGATATGGCCATGAGCGGAAACGTCTGGATATTACCCTGTCTGTCTGTGGAGACAATGGACTTACGCTTGCGATCTTCCATGTCATAAAAATTAGGCACAATGCCGTCAAATGAAAATATGATTCTCTGGCAAACCTCTTCGATAATGTCCGGCGAGGTTATCACAACAAAATCATCACCGCCGACATGGCCCACAAAGGTATGCTCCCCGGCAAAGCTCTTGACCGTGTTTACGATTATGCGGGCGCTCATCATGAGCACCTCGTCGCCACGGGAAAAACCGTATTTGTCGTTAAAGGACTTGAAATAATCCAGATCGCAGTACGCCAGGGCGAAATCCTGCTTGCGGTCGATAAGGGTCTGTATGCGCTGGATTATGGAAGTGTTGCCGGGCAGTTTGGAAAGGGGGTTGGCGTCCAGAGCACGCATGGCACGGCAGAGGGTCAGATTCACCCTCTCTCTGATGACAGGGGCATAAAAAGGACGCAGCAGAAAATCATCCACCTCGACCTCATCCCAGTTCCAGGGAGTTTCAATGTCAGCATCGTCAAGGCAGACGATTACCGGCAACTGCCGATAAACGTTCTCGCTCTTGACCAGACGGGCAAGCTCGACAGCAGGAACGTCCTCCAGACGGTTGTCGACAATAAGGAGGTCCGGTGGATCGTTGAATAGCTGCTCGACCGCGCCCTTGGCCTGAGAATAACATGTAAACTCAAGCACTTCTGCAGGCCATATTTTGAGGATGATATCTTTGAGTTTCTCGTCCGGAGAAACAAGGATGGCCCGTTGTCCGGGTAATCCCAACAGGCCGTGATTCTTATTATTGTCCATGGGCTACGCTTATCACCACTCAATAACAACGTCAAAGCCCGCAACGGACTCCGAGCGTGGCCGGGACAAACTGTT
This window harbors:
- a CDS encoding diguanylate cyclase domain-containing protein — protein: MDNNKNHGLLGLPGQRAILVSPDEKLKDIILKIWPAEVLEFTCYSQAKGAVEQLFNDPPDLLIVDNRLEDVPAVELARLVKSENVYRQLPVIVCLDDADIETPWNWDEVEVDDFLLRPFYAPVIRERVNLTLCRAMRALDANPLSKLPGNTSIIQRIQTLIDRKQDFALAYCDLDYFKSFNDKYGFSRGDEVLMMSARIIVNTVKSFAGEHTFVGHVGGDDFVVITSPDIIEEVCQRIIFSFDGIVPNFYDMEDRKRKSIVSTDRQGNIQTFPLMAISIAVVFNINGALKHYGEASAIAMGLKKKAKENPKSSYVLDRRKN
- a CDS encoding tyrosine recombinase XerC gives rise to the protein MSSTAAKTDPLPEPVNVFMTYMDAEKRSSAATLRSYEKDLAQFEEFLQERRKTLGRPEDIKPDLIRAWLSRLHGQRLAKSTLSRKLSSLRSFFKYMTRHRFIPADPMVGIRNPKQEIRQPRALNVDQAVSIMDSQVGDGPEEKRDLALVELLYGSGLRVSEAIALNMFDADTSSGVVRVFGKGSKERLSPLSDTARKAIDSYLAVRSELGPSLGEQALFLGNRGGRINRRQVNRILARMAEQAGVFGGVHPHMLRHSFASHMLQSGADMRAVQELLGHEHLSTTQRYTHLNLQQIMNVYDRAHPLSGNQSPDSPKEDDEDSFLKL